Genomic window (Granulicella arctica):
ACAAAGAGTGATCGTTCTTTCTTTGTTGCTGAAGCTACTTCTACGTTGGGTTATACAGCTTACAAAGCGTCTGGTGTGTGACCCAGAGCACATAAGCACTTCGTGAAGGCTTCAATGGCGGTATGTTCTTAGGTGCTAACTTTTGCCAAAGCCTTCATACGAATCGGCATAGTTGCTCAAATGGTCACGTACAACGGCATAGCACTCGCAGGAGAGTTTCTCGAGACCGGGCAGGTCGAGCAGGTTTATTTTGCCTCGCGAGTACGAGATGAGTTTCTGCTCCTGGAAGTGAATGGCGACGTTCGTCACCGTGGTTCGAGAGGCACCGAGCATGTCAGCCATGTATTCGTGAGATAGAGGAAGAATGCGCCCTCCGTTGCGGTCGGCACAGAGCAGAAGCCACCGTGCAAGTCTCTGCTCGATCGAATGTCGAGCATTGCACCCAGCCGTTTGAGAGGACTGAATGAACTGGGCCTGAAGATATCGAAGGGTCAGGTCCTGAAACTTCTCGCCGCGCTTGAACTCCAGAGTAGCTGCTTCGATCGCCGAGCTGAAGCCATGCCCACCAACCTGCATATAGACGCGATTGAGGCTGCGGCGCGTTCCCATCATGGACGATGCCGCGAGGACGGCCTCGAATCCGGCCAAAGCAATTTCGACCTGCACGCCGTCCTTAAACGTCGCCGTCATCGACGCGATGCCCTCCTCGATAAAGAACAGGTTATCGATGTGATTGCCAGGATATTCGATCTCGCGACCCACAGGGAGGTCGACCGGGTGAAGATGCAGCCGGTCGATGATCTCCGGATCGAAGCGCTGTAAGAGGGAGTTCTTGAACGGCGGGGTGCTCATCGATACTTCGTTCTGAACGGATGAGAGCGCTCAACTCTTCTTACGTGAGTTGCAAGACTGCGGATAATACTGCAAATACTACGCTTTCTAGGTGACCTGGACTACAAACAAGTCAGAAAGAAGCGACTACGTTCTTGTTGGGACAAGAGGCCGGCAACGTGATCTCTTGTTTGCGGTCTAGCTTCAGCCGAGAAATAGGAGGAACATCCATGTCTCAGCACAAAGGTTCAGTGAAGTGGTTCAACAATGTGAAAGGCTATGGTTTTCTTGGACGTGACGATGGTCCCGATGTGTTCGTTCATTTCAGCTCGATCCAGATCGAGGGCTATAAGTCGCTTAAAGAGGGCGAGATCGTGGAATACGACATCATCGAAGGAGCAAAAGGGCTTCAGGCGGACCTCGTCGTTCGTTCCAAGATGGCGTAGGAATGGCTCCACCCATCGTCGATCGATATTGTTGCGGAGCGACTCAGGTTGACCTTTCTAGCTGCTAAAACCGCAATCAAAATGTATTGCGTGACGAAATAATTTTGACTCGAAGCAGGTCTTCAGCTGGCCCTGGCCGGCCGAACAGGTAGCCTTGATAGGCGCAGCAGCCGTGAGCTTCGAGAAAGCTGCGCTGATCCTCTTTCTCCACTCCCTCGGCAAGGACTTCAAGGTTGAGCCCCTGTCCTAAAGCGATGATGGAACGGGCAATTGCGGCGTCCGCAGGATTGGTGACCACATCCCGAATAAACGTGCGATCGATTTTGAGTTGATCGAGTGGAAGGCTATGGAGTGAGGAGAGCGAAGAATATCCAATCCCGAAATCATCGAGAGAAAAGCTGATGCCGCGCTTCTTCAGCGCCGTCATTTTGAACAACGTCTCTTCCATCGATGCGAACATGACCCGCTCTGTAAATTCCATGATCAACTTGCTCGCATCGGCGCCGCTGCGGTCGATGACCGCAAGCATGCGGGGAACGAAGTCCGGATGACAGAATTCAAGGGCACTCACGTTCACGGCCAGCTTCAAAGCAGCCATGTGTGGAATCAGGGACCAGGCCTTGAGCTGCGTACACGCCGCT
Coding sequences:
- a CDS encoding Crp/Fnr family transcriptional regulator encodes the protein MSTPPFKNSLLQRFDPEIIDRLHLHPVDLPVGREIEYPGNHIDNLFFIEEGIASMTATFKDGVQVEIALAGFEAVLAASSMMGTRRSLNRVYMQVGGHGFSSAIEAATLEFKRGEKFQDLTLRYLQAQFIQSSQTAGCNARHSIEQRLARWLLLCADRNGGRILPLSHEYMADMLGASRTTVTNVAIHFQEQKLISYSRGKINLLDLPGLEKLSCECYAVVRDHLSNYADSYEGFGKS
- a CDS encoding cold shock domain-containing protein, whose amino-acid sequence is MSQHKGSVKWFNNVKGYGFLGRDDGPDVFVHFSSIQIEGYKSLKEGEIVEYDIIEGAKGLQADLVVRSKMA